A region of Deltaproteobacteria bacterium DNA encodes the following proteins:
- a CDS encoding HEPN domain-containing protein gives MSAKLKALYNTEALQALPEEAREQLTAITQLFAACEQVQLLMLFGSYARGDFVIDLNTGYRSDYDLLIVTQTAKDAADSKIFFDLEDQARQIAGMTPLSIIRHDITELNREIRSGQFFFAEIVSEGKVLYNTHHVQLAKPKATTPQERFEVTRRYFSTWFASANALWIVSHNITFAERRMAAFLQHQAAERYFHAVTLVFEGYKHQTHNLEFLARRAELHHEKLQPAMARSEPHDKHIFSLLRRAYIEARYNMRYDVTQDELDEMSARVRDLALRVHQACSEKLASYFGAAAIGELPPVPSRADVKILPQPPPDFLGNDEFTTWQKLAENFAKQAADEYKERGHKEGIKEGHAAGLQEGQAQERARAIIDVLKHRNIAISDAEAERILACRDSDLLAQYWERVFVVQSVVELLV, from the coding sequence ATGAGCGCTAAACTTAAAGCACTATATAACACCGAAGCACTGCAAGCCCTGCCAGAAGAGGCGCGCGAGCAACTCACTGCAATTACCCAGCTTTTTGCTGCCTGTGAGCAAGTGCAACTGTTAATGCTGTTTGGTAGTTATGCGCGTGGTGATTTTGTTATTGATCTTAATACCGGTTATCGCTCTGACTATGATTTGTTAATCGTCACCCAAACTGCCAAAGATGCGGCAGATAGTAAAATATTTTTTGATCTTGAAGATCAAGCACGCCAAATTGCCGGCATGACTCCGCTATCAATTATTCGTCATGATATCACTGAGCTCAATCGCGAAATTCGCTCAGGGCAATTTTTCTTTGCCGAAATAGTGAGCGAAGGCAAAGTGCTATATAACACGCATCATGTGCAGCTTGCTAAGCCCAAAGCAACTACCCCACAAGAGCGCTTTGAAGTAACCCGGCGTTATTTTAGCACTTGGTTTGCTAGCGCTAATGCTTTGTGGATTGTTTCGCACAACATTACCTTTGCTGAGCGGCGTATGGCAGCCTTTTTGCAACATCAAGCAGCCGAGCGCTATTTTCATGCGGTGACTTTAGTTTTTGAAGGCTACAAACACCAAACCCATAATCTTGAATTTTTGGCGCGGCGCGCTGAGTTGCATCATGAAAAATTACAACCTGCTATGGCGCGTAGCGAGCCACATGATAAGCATATATTCAGTTTATTACGCCGTGCGTACATCGAGGCGCGCTACAACATGCGTTATGATGTCACCCAAGACGAGTTAGATGAAATGAGTGCACGGGTGCGTGATTTAGCTTTACGGGTACATCAAGCTTGCAGTGAAAAGCTCGCTTCTTATTTTGGTGCTGCGGCTATTGGCGAGCTGCCACCAGTGCCAAGCAGAGCCGATGTAAAAATATTGCCGCAACCACCTCCTGATTTTCTTGGCAACGACGAATTTACCACTTGGCAAAAATTAGCGGAGAATTTTGCTAAGCAAGCTGCTGATGAATATAAAGAGCGCGGTCATAAAGAAGGTATTAAAGAAGGCCATGCTGCTGGTCTACAAGAAGGCCAAGCACAAGAACGTGCCCGTGCCATTATTGATGTACTTAAGCATCGCAATATTGCCATTAGTGACGCTGAAGCCGAGCGCATTTTAGCTTGCCGCGATTCAGATTTATTGGCGCAATATTGGGAGAGGGTGTTTGTGGTGCAGAGTGTGGTGGAGTTGTTAGTTTAA
- a CDS encoding S8 family serine peptidase: protein MNATSAATASASRLGAMLLARYPDYWPKTHRGLIVHSARWLPNMVGNINLHNFGSSQEVESLLRIYGFGEPHQPRLFGSGESGVTMIIQDMLNPYDINSKPGDAKLGHFNLHKLPWPNKVFDNHPDIECKLKVTLSYFINPNPGTRCWDRSEKYRYASHLLRFNFKRATESDDVFRNALEKRITDEENDTFETRPPSDQKWALDPKLRGKAGSLVQDIWKGSPADLREMTQVAVYPAKGWFATRSFPSDHEFHNCHQRLVRYSLIISIDTAQDIGLYTSISNLISVSV, encoded by the coding sequence ATGAATGCTACTAGTGCTGCCACTGCAAGTGCATCACGCTTGGGCGCTATGCTTTTAGCTCGTTACCCGGACTATTGGCCAAAAACTCATCGTGGACTAATAGTACATTCGGCGCGTTGGTTACCAAATATGGTTGGAAATATTAACCTGCACAATTTTGGTAGTAGCCAAGAAGTTGAATCACTATTACGAATTTATGGATTTGGTGAACCTCATCAACCACGTCTTTTTGGTAGTGGTGAGAGTGGGGTTACTATGATTATTCAAGATATGCTAAATCCTTATGATATAAATTCAAAGCCAGGTGATGCAAAATTAGGGCACTTCAATTTGCATAAATTACCTTGGCCCAATAAAGTTTTTGATAACCATCCAGATATTGAATGTAAGCTTAAAGTTACATTATCATATTTCATTAATCCAAACCCAGGTACGCGTTGTTGGGATCGAAGTGAAAAATATCGCTATGCTAGTCATCTACTGCGTTTTAATTTCAAAAGAGCTACAGAAAGTGATGATGTTTTTCGCAACGCCTTAGAAAAACGTATTACTGATGAAGAAAATGACACTTTTGAGACCCGACCTCCTTCTGATCAAAAGTGGGCATTAGACCCTAAGTTACGCGGTAAAGCTGGTTCACTAGTGCAAGATATCTGGAAAGGAAGCCCGGCAGATTTAAGGGAAATGACCCAAGTAGCTGTATATCCTGCCAAAGGCTGGTTTGCGACACGTTCATTCCCATCTGATCACGAGTTTCATAATTGTCATCAACGTCTTGTACGTTATAGCCTAATTATCAGTATCGATACTGCTCAAGACATTGGGCTTTATACCAGCATTTCAAATCTAATTTCAGTAAGCGTCTAA